aaaaccatTTAGTGCTCATCTTGTTTCATTTCTGGCTATGAATATCGATTATAAACTCAACCCAAAATAAACGTtgcacaaaatgaaaatgaggTACCTGCAATTCTGGCCAATTGATACTCCACGGGGACGGTGCTCTCTGTTTCAACGGCCCCTTTTGCCGCTGCCATCCCAACTGCTACGCTCTGCATTATATCTAAACCAACGCAAACCGAAGCTAACGTACCACCAACTAAGCAATCACCAGCGCCAACAAGCGTAACTACAGAAGCAGGGAGTGCAGGAAAATGTACAGCTACGTAATAGTTTCCCTTTGACTTGGGAGTACCTAAGATTCTATTTGGTGGGCAACTTACATTTACAGCTTCATATAGTTTTCTGCTGAAAGAAAAGGGACTGTTTTTATAGGGGTTGTGTTTTTTTACACTGTCTACTGCTTCGAAGCATAAGAATACCCCATCTGGTCCAAGTGTGACCAATACTACTTTGATACCTTCCTCCAGCAAAACCCATATTGCGGGCTTTAGCCTTTCAAACAACGATTTAATGGAAGTCCTGGCGCTCTTGCCATCCTTTTGCACCGGTAAGAATTTATCACCAGAAGACAAAGCATTTGCCATAGCTATAAGCTCATCTTCATTGGGTGAGGTATATGTGATCTGCAAAAGAAAGTTGGATCAGTGATATTTAGTTGGGCATCATAAACAGAAGATTTTTATCACTCACGAGCTTCGCAATGGAAGCAACTCTTTTGGATTTCGTTACTG
The genomic region above belongs to Salvia hispanica cultivar TCC Black 2014 chromosome 3, UniMelb_Shisp_WGS_1.0, whole genome shotgun sequence and contains:
- the LOC125211541 gene encoding pseudouridine kinase isoform X2 — encoded protein: MDRGLDNGAEAVVIGGMVLDVNATPSTATNRGTTAPGKIRYALGGVARNIAECMSKLGAKPYMISAVGFDLAGNMLLEPWRAAGLSVEGIKRSKDIETATVCIIFDGRGELAAAVASVESIEKFVTPEWITNFKINICSAPIMMVDANLSPPALLASCQIAAECGTPIWFEPVSVTKSKRVASIAKLITYTSPNEDELIAMANALSSGDKFLPVQKDGKSARTSIKSLFERLKPAIWVLLEEGIKVVLVTLGPDGVFLCFEAVDSVKKHNPYKNSPFSFSRKLYEAVNVSCPPNRILGTPKSKGNYYVAVHFPALPASVVTLVGAGDCLVGGTLASVCVGLDIMQSVAVGMAAAKGAVETESTVPVEYQLARIADDAGAIYSEAKVIYCESKL
- the LOC125211541 gene encoding uncharacterized protein LOC125211541 isoform X3, whose protein sequence is MSKLGAKPYMISAVGFDLAGNMLLEPWRAAGLSVEGIKRSKDIETATVCIIFDGRGELAAAVASVESIEKFVTPEWITNFKINICSAPIMMVDANLSPPALLASCQIAAECGTPIWFEPVSVTKSKRVASIAKLITYTSPNEDELIAMANALSSGDKFLPVQKDGKSARTSIKSLFERLKPAIWVLLEEGIKVVLVTLGPDGVFLCFEAVDSVKKHNPYKNSPFSFSRKLYEAVNVSCPPNRILGTPKSKGNYYVAVHFPALPASVVTLVGAGDCLVGGTLASVCVGLDIMQSVAVGMAAAKGAVETESTVPVEYQLARIADDAGAIYSEAKVIYCESKL
- the LOC125211541 gene encoding pseudouridine kinase isoform X1 — its product is MPKVSEMDRGLDNGAEAVVIGGMVLDVNATPSTATNRGTTAPGKIRYALGGVARNIAECMSKLGAKPYMISAVGFDLAGNMLLEPWRAAGLSVEGIKRSKDIETATVCIIFDGRGELAAAVASVESIEKFVTPEWITNFKINICSAPIMMVDANLSPPALLASCQIAAECGTPIWFEPVSVTKSKRVASIAKLITYTSPNEDELIAMANALSSGDKFLPVQKDGKSARTSIKSLFERLKPAIWVLLEEGIKVVLVTLGPDGVFLCFEAVDSVKKHNPYKNSPFSFSRKLYEAVNVSCPPNRILGTPKSKGNYYVAVHFPALPASVVTLVGAGDCLVGGTLASVCVGLDIMQSVAVGMAAAKGAVETESTVPVEYQLARIADDAGAIYSEAKVIYCESKL